In Setaria italica strain Yugu1 chromosome I, Setaria_italica_v2.0, whole genome shotgun sequence, the genomic window ATAACAGGAGGTTTTTGTTTGTGTTCAGCAGTGAATGAGAACGGAGGAATGCAGGGAAGACACTACACTGGATTGATTGGTTTGAATGCAATCATTAGCAACCGTGATTCCAAATTGCTGCATTGTTTAATGTTGGAAGCTTCAGTTAACTTGCCTCGGAGGTATTAGAATCCCCCAAGCAGGCCCGTCATTGCTTTACAGTCATCATGGCGTCATGCAGAGCAAAAttcaggggggggggggggggggggggggggggggccccgccgcgccccggccccggcaaaaaaaaaaaaaacagcaacgACCAACCTGGTCTCTGACATTTCGAGTGATTGAGGAAATAGTTGGTCAGTCGCTCGTGGAAAAGTGAGAACCAAGCAAAGGCCCGTCATGGCCTAACAAATGCGGCGAGATATGCCTTTCGGCAAGCCCAGCCACCAACCAACTCAAATCTAAACTGTCAGACCTActtgcaaccactcgaccgccTGATGACATTTAAGTAAACACTAATTGAACACCACTCAAATTTAGCGTCAAAATAGTACAAAAGTCTATACATGTCATTGTGCCAATTAGGCGAGATTATAACACGAGGCTGCTATTTTGCATGAGTTTAGGTTGGACCAATTAGCCCACAAAAATGCAAGATCTCGCCAGCCAGCCGACTATCAATTGTTCTTTCTCCACCTTCCGTTAACACTGTGTCAATATTTCCGCACCATCCTCGGTAATCAGTATGGTGTGTTCGAATTGTGCTGACAAGCTGCCATCTTCCGTCACTGCTGTCCAGTCATCGGACCACATGACAGGATTTATGCTCCCCAAGGTTAGCATGGGCTCTGATGACAAAAAACGGGTGATGAAGTGAGCTTCATATGCTTTGTCTTGTTGCGGTATGTAATGTAAAAAAACTATGCTTTCTAGCCATTAAAACAACTAGATGGCAGTAGTGTAAAAAACTATGCTCaagagtaaaaaaaaactagtacTTGTGTGCACAAAGATGGCAGTGAGCAAATGGTGTGATCTTAGATCGTGCCTGAAAGAAATGCAATTACAATGTACCTGATATTTTTTAAACATGTTAGCCCTAGGCATGACAGAATGTGAAATTTTAATCAGGTCGATGGACAAGGGCAACAATTTTAGTTACAGGTGGAACAAGGGCAAGCTGTGGAAACATGTACCTATAGTAAATGTTTGATTCAACATCATACGACCCCATTCATTGTTTCCTGCAAAATCCCTAAGTCATTACTCCACAGCACAGATATCACATCCAAATGCTGATATGGTAGCACAACATAAAAGCAGTGCAACTAGAAGCTCGAGATTGTTGAGACATAAGCCAGCATTTAGTAAAATGATGTTTTCTTAAAGTGGGAAACTCACTGAAATGAAGCACAACAGGCTCAGCATGAAACACTTTTCCTACCCCGTGGCCAACAAAATGCCGGACTATACCAAACTTGAATTTATCTGCATGATCCCTTCAAAGATTAAATGTCGTAAGTATCAGCCTGCTAATGAATCAATGACTAGAAGTCTACAGAAGGAATAAGAGTTCATTTTGATTATCAAATCTGTTACAGAAACAACACTACACTAGCATACAGTCTGCAACAAAGCAGTGTCAATTAATCAGAAATCTGTACACTAAGACAATAATAAAGCTAATGACGATACAACTTATTGATAAACTGTATGTTGTTTTTAACATAATATAATGAAAATACTCCGTGCATCTGTTCAAGAGCATTGATtattataaataaaaaaacattcCCATGGTCATTTgaatttcatctctagcctacACCAAATTGCTTAGGACtaaaaggctttgttgttgttggttGCTGTTCACTAGTATAAAAATCAAGTGAAGTCCTGTGATAGATGTACCATAACCAAAAAGTGTCAACTTATAGATTTATTTAGAGCTTAACCAAATAGTTCAAGAATAAGCACTGTATAAAAAAATAACGATGAAAAAGATACAAGCCCATATGCAAATCCAGTGATATAGCTTCTCATTTACATACTGTATAGTTCTACCAATTCGTTTGATCTCCACCCCAGGAGCACAGATTGATATAGCCTTGTCAAGACATTCTTTTGTCACCTGATTGGACAAAAGGTTACATTAAACTCAGAATCAATCATCATAgtaaataatttttttagataagAGAAACTTTTATCATCAAGAAACTGTGAGAAAATCATCAATTAAGGAAAACAAAAGTACCTTGGTCTAACATTCTATTATCGATTATATCTCTTAAATACAcgatataattttttttgcaaatagaaTACAGTATTCCGAATTCTATTGTACTTTATTACTTAAGACTGGACACAAGTTGAGATCACCTGAACTAATTTCTTAGCTTCATCATCAACATCGCCACAGAGAAATGTAGCGGATGTATCACCATGGTAGCCCTGGAAGAACATAATAAATATCATAAAGTTGCAATAGAACATCTCAGAAATGGCTGCAGCATAACAACACGTGTTAAAAGATCAAAATTGCAGCAATCCATATCCATAACAGATGGGACTGAACTGATATGGGCAtgaaccaaaataaaaaaaaatctctagCATATGTGTAGATTTTGTGTACCATTCTAATGAAAGGTTGTGCGTGACAGTGCAAGGAATCAAAAAACAAGATATCTCTCAAGAAAATCATTAAAAAGGTTATCCAGGAAAAAAATCTAATTGATGACGTTTAAGTAAGCAAAgtgatttgtttcttttttccttagTGATGGAAGCAAAGAAGTTTCAAAGAAACCAAAAGGACAGTCATTTCAGCTGGTATAGATAAGTTTTGAGTGGCTTACATTGAGGTAGACAGTAACATCAATATTGATGATATCGCCATCCTGCCACAAAGAAGGTTAATTGTAACTGTTTCTATGTACTCAAAGGTGCTGCCTCGATTTTGGATGCCTAACCTCAAGTGGACGAGAATCTGGTATCCCATGACAGATGCATTCATTCACTGAAGTGCAGACACTCTTTGGGTATCCGCAATAACCAAGTGGTGAAGGATATGCTCCATTATCGATTATCATTTGGTGCACCGCTTTATCAATCTCATCAGTTGTTATGCCTGGCTGTCAATAAGATAAAATCATTCTCTGATGCTTAAATCTTAGACCAAGCATATGCAGTTCAAGAATAACAACCACTGTCATACATCAGATGGAAAGAAAACTAACGGTCTGGCTTCCTTATGTGCTACCTATTTCTGTATCCTAGTTATAGATCACAGCAAGAAACAGATGGCGCAGCAAGAGTTATTGCCCATGCCAGAGAAAATGAGAGTGATAATTTAGAAGCGAAGGCACCTCTACTTGAGAAAGCTATAGGCATATATCATGTAGATTCAGTTCTATATGTGGCCAATCAGTACACTGTTTTTGAAATTATTGAATGAAATGAGGTTTCTCTAGTGAAAATAATGATTTACTGATTGAAAGAATAATCAAGCTTTTGTAGCAACACAACATTACCTTTACAAGAGTCCCAGCAAACTTCAAAACCTGTGCAGCAAGCTTTCCAGAAGCTCTCATGCACTCAATCCCTTTCTCATCATGTATTTCAGGTCCATTATTTACACCAGGTCTTTGACGAGAATTGACATATGGAGGCTGTTGTATATGATCGGGAACACTTAGGCGTGGAGATACTTTCCCAGGACGTAGGCGTCTAGGGTTGTTTTCCGGTGTATCATCACGACTTCTGCGAAAGTTTTGTTACAGAAATACATTTGAGTGAGGATCCACATGTGCACTTCATACATAAATGACACTTACCAACAGTAATATCTAATTCTAGTCCAACTATGTAAGTCGTAAATCACTCCTAGCCCTTTTTTGCACATGTAAATTgaaaacaacacaacaatattTGTAGAAAGAAAATCAGTCAGTCACATTGGATTACCAAACGATTACATCTAATGGTTTCTTAATTCTTAATATCATGACTCACATGGTCCCCTGCTCAACCTTCAGTTGCAAAATAACTCTATAAACCAGAATATGTACTGTGAGTGACAACTGACAGGTAAAGCTAGGAGAAAATTATGATTCCATATACCAGCCACCCAGGAGGACACTTCAGAGCAGCTCAGAATCTGTACTAGTAATCCAACAAACCCAGAGCAGGAAATACGACGCGTCTGATGGGAATGAAAGCCCACCTCCTGTTGAAGAAGATATCCACTAAGTTGCATAGCGTTCTCGTCGCCTGATACGCCACCCGCCTGCTGCCTGCAAGAGAGAGAGACATCTGACATCTCAGCGAACTGCTGCCCGGGGCCGACGCGCTTAAACACGGAAACAGCCACGGAGTGGCAGAGCCGGAGATACTGCGGGCAGGTACCTGGGGCAGCGGAGCGAAGGAGGAGCGGCCTGGCGGAGAGCGTGAGGCGGTCGccgaggaaggaggagaggaggcgcggcgacgaCGGTCTCGCCATGGGGAGACGAGCGGAACCAACGCGAGAGCTCTACTGTGTGTGGCCGGCGGGCGTGCGGCTTCTGTGTGGTTTGGGAAGACGAGGTGCCGAGGCGGGTTGAGCCGTGTGGCGgctgccgcggcgccgcgccggcctgcCTCCTCTAGGGCGCGCGCTTCTTACTGGCATAGTGAGCCGTGGGCTTAGGCCGTTCCAGGCCTTCCAAATGATTTTTGGGCTGGGTGGAAACTTGGCTGCCAAGTTAGCCCACTGTTAGAATGAACCGGAGGCCGGAACCCCAACTTCGCAAGACGACTCCATTGCTTGCCCTTCTGTCATCTGACTCTCGgaagcctcgccgccgccgccgctaccacTTCCTTGCGCCATGGCTGAGAagtcgccggcggccgacgtGGAGGCTGGCCTCCTTGCCCACCTCAACTCCACGGGCGAGGTCCCCGACTCTCGCGCCTTCGCCTCCTCCCTCGGCGTCTCCCACCTCGAGCTCGAGGGCGTCATCAAGAGCCTCTCAGCTTTCCGCATCGTCGACAGCACCGTAAGCCTCTCCCCGTCTTTCCTCCCCCCCGAACACCAAGATTTATCCCCAACCCCGTGACCTGACAGGCTCTTGCTTGCCTTACCGCAGGATATCATCAAGGAGACTTGGGTGCTCACCGACGAGGCCAAGGGCTACGCCGCCAGGGGATCCCCCGAGGCGCAGCTCGTCGCCGCCATCCCACCGGAGGGCGCCTCCAAGGACGCACTCAAGGTGCGGTTTTTTGCTTATAGGGTTTTGTTGTTCGACATGCCTGGAGGGTTTTGCTTTTGCCGAATGCTTATGTTTAGATTCGTTGTGTAATAGGCGAAATTGGGGGATGCTTTTGATGTGGGCATGAAGGCTGCTGCGAGGAACAAGTGGATAGGGTTCGAGAAGGGGAACAAGGACTTGGTCCTTAGAAAGGTATGGATTTGAACTCATTGTGCAATGTGGGTATGTAGACGGCAGCTTTATATGCAATGTTGTTTGCTATAGTGGCTTTCATGGATTTATTGGTTTTTCTGCTTTAGCATCTTCGTGCCTATACCCAAGCTATAAAAATTATTGTACAGCAAATAAGTAGGTCTGTTCGCTCAAGATGGTTTGTGGGCTTTGTGCTTCTATCTTAGTCCATCAGTTTCTATGTGATTATGTCACATCTAATagttcctcttccttttcctgtaTTCAGGTTGAGAATGTCGAGGATGAGTTGCAAGAGCAGCTTAAAAGGCTAGAGAATGGCGAGGTTTGTGTACTGGTGGTGGCTCATCAATTTGACCCTATAATTCACATCTTTCATGGAATCAGTCGTTGGACTTGGACTGTGTTTTCACCGCACAAATAGTTGTCCAGCAGCTCTGTTTAATTTGTATACAACATACAAAAATATTCATTAAGTGATACTGTGCCAGAAAAAATATTGTTTGCTATTTTTTCATTACATTTTACTGTCGATTCTTCCCTTTATAAAGGAAAAGCATTTGAATGTAGGTTGTTCCTGATAAAGTGATTGATGATTT contains:
- the LOC101769524 gene encoding methionine aminopeptidase 1D, chloroplastic/mitochondrial isoform X1, coding for MARPSSPRLLSSFLGDRLTLSARPLLLRSAAPGSRRVAYQATRTLCNLVDIFFNRRSRDDTPENNPRRLRPGKVSPRLSVPDHIQQPPYVNSRQRPGVNNGPEIHDEKGIECMRASGKLAAQVLKFAGTLVKPGITTDEIDKAVHQMIIDNGAYPSPLGYCGYPKSVCTSVNECICHGIPDSRPLEDGDIINIDVTVYLNGYHGDTSATFLCGDVDDEAKKLVQVTKECLDKAISICAPGVEIKRIGRTIQDHADKFKFGIVRHFVGHGVGKVFHAEPVVLHFRNNEWGRMMLNQTFTIEPMLTLGSINPVMWSDDWTAVTEDGSLSAQFEHTILITEDGAEILTQC
- the LOC101769524 gene encoding methionine aminopeptidase 1D, chloroplastic/mitochondrial isoform X2, with the protein product MARPSSPRLLSSFLGDRLTLSARPLLLRSAAPGSRRVAYQATRTLCNLVDIFFNRRSRDDTPENNPRRLRPGKVSPRLSVPDHIQQPPYVNSRQRPGVNNGPEIHDEKGIECMRASGKLAAQVLKFAGTLVKPGITTDEIDKAVHQMIIDNGAYPSPLGYCGYPKSVCTSVNECICHGIPDSRPLEDGDIINIDVTVYLNGYHGDTSATFLCGDVDDEAKKLVQVTKECLDKAISICAPGVEIKRIGRTIQDHADKFKFGIVRHFVGHGVGKVFHAEPVVLHFRILQETMNGVV